Proteins from a single region of Pseudomonas fulva:
- a CDS encoding methyl-accepting chemotaxis protein: MAGAVEEFSATSLNIADNMRSTERMASENASQTRIGRTSMEEASNALEQISQSVNSAAKVIDSLGQRSQEIGGILSVITSIADQTNLLALNAAIEAARAGEQGRGFAVVADEVRSLAGRTREATTEISSMISSIQGETSSAISTMEQGRQLMQNGLELNAKVAAALTHIAEQTSAAGEQFAAITTATSEQSSTATVLSSNLQSIALANGEQREVIANLAHTSKELETLATDLHREVERFR, from the coding sequence ATGGCCGGCGCGGTGGAAGAGTTCAGCGCCACCTCGCTGAACATCGCCGACAACATGCGCAGCACCGAACGCATGGCCAGCGAGAACGCCAGCCAGACGCGCATCGGCCGTACCTCGATGGAAGAGGCGTCCAATGCGCTGGAGCAGATATCCCAGTCGGTGAACAGCGCGGCGAAGGTCATCGACAGCCTGGGCCAGCGTTCCCAGGAGATCGGCGGCATTCTCAGCGTGATCACCTCGATCGCCGACCAGACCAACCTGCTGGCGCTCAATGCCGCCATCGAGGCGGCGCGCGCCGGTGAGCAGGGCCGCGGCTTTGCCGTGGTCGCCGACGAGGTGCGCAGCCTGGCCGGCCGCACCCGCGAGGCGACCACCGAGATCTCCAGCATGATCAGCAGCATCCAGGGCGAAACCAGCAGCGCCATCAGCACCATGGAGCAGGGCCGGCAGTTGATGCAGAACGGCCTGGAGCTCAACGCCAAGGTCGCCGCGGCGCTGACTCATATCGCCGAGCAGACCAGCGCTGCCGGCGAGCAGTTCGCGGCCATCACCACTGCCACCAGCGAGCAGAGCAGCACCGCCACGGTGCTGAGCAGCAACCTGCAGAGCATCGCCCTGGCCAACGGCGAGCAGCGCGAAGTGATCGCCAACCTGGCGCACACCTCCAAGGAACTGGAAACCCTGGCCACCGACCTGCACCGCGAAGTCGAGCGCTTCCGCTGA
- a CDS encoding Lon protease family protein produces the protein MPDPVAAGLRLAPDALTRPFSPTQFAFTTTDDLEPFRGVLGQERAVQALQFGVAMPRPGYNVFVMGEPGTGRFSFVKRYLQAEGKRLETPPDRVYVNHFDEPREPRAVELAPGTASEFIADINALIDNLLATFPAVFEHPSFQQKKSAIDRAFNKRYDQALDVIEKLSLERGIALYRDSSNIAFTPMLDGKALDEAEFAQLPEADRERFHADIAALEERLNEELASLPQWKRESSNALRQLNEETITVALQPLLAPLSEKYAENAGVCAYLQAMQVDLLKSVIDLLIEVEKPDAQTRKLLEELYCPSLIVGHHVDGGAPVVFEPHPTYDNLFGRIEYNTDQGALYTSYRQLRPGALHRANGGFLILEAEKFLSEPFVWEALKRALQSRKLKMESPLADLGRIATVTLNPETVPLQLKVVIIGSRQLYYALQDADPDFQEMFRVLVDFDEDIPLADDSLEQFAQLMKTRTTEEGMAPLSAAAVARLATYSARLAEHQGRLSARIGDLFQLVSEADFIRNLAGEAVTDADHIERALKAKATRTGRVSARIIDDMLAGIILIDTAGAAIGKCNGLTVLEVGDSAFGVPARISATVYPGGSGIVDIEREVNLGQPIHSKGVMILTGFLGSRYAQEFPLEISASIALEQSYGYVDGDSASLGEVCTLISALSRTPLKQCFAITGSINQFGEVQAVGGVNEKIEGFFRLCEARGLTGEQGAIIPHSNVSTLMLDERVLQAVRAGQFHIYAVRHVDEALSLLVGEDAGTPNDKGQFPTGSVNARVVERLREIAEIGMGEEDKPEQAKEALTAALPEKPNKPRAKKPTPE, from the coding sequence ATGCCCGATCCCGTTGCAGCCGGCCTGCGCCTGGCGCCCGATGCACTCACCCGTCCCTTCTCGCCCACGCAGTTCGCCTTCACCACCACCGATGACCTGGAACCCTTTCGCGGCGTGCTCGGCCAGGAACGCGCCGTGCAGGCGCTGCAGTTCGGCGTGGCCATGCCGCGCCCCGGCTACAACGTGTTCGTCATGGGCGAACCGGGCACCGGTCGCTTCTCGTTCGTCAAACGCTACCTGCAGGCCGAGGGCAAGCGCCTGGAGACCCCGCCGGACCGAGTCTACGTCAACCACTTCGACGAGCCCCGCGAGCCCCGCGCGGTGGAACTGGCGCCGGGCACGGCCAGCGAGTTCATCGCCGACATCAACGCGCTGATCGACAACCTGCTGGCGACCTTCCCGGCGGTGTTCGAGCACCCGTCCTTCCAGCAGAAGAAGAGCGCCATCGACCGCGCCTTCAACAAGCGCTACGACCAGGCCCTGGACGTCATCGAAAAGCTGTCGCTGGAGCGCGGCATCGCCCTGTATCGCGACAGCAGCAACATCGCCTTCACGCCGATGCTCGACGGCAAGGCGCTGGACGAGGCCGAGTTCGCCCAGCTGCCGGAAGCCGACCGCGAGCGCTTCCACGCCGACATCGCCGCCCTGGAGGAGCGTCTCAACGAGGAGCTGGCCAGCCTGCCGCAATGGAAGCGCGAATCCAGCAACGCGTTGCGCCAGCTCAACGAGGAAACCATCACCGTCGCCCTGCAGCCGCTGCTGGCGCCGCTCTCGGAGAAGTACGCCGAGAACGCCGGGGTGTGCGCATACCTGCAGGCCATGCAGGTGGACCTGCTGAAGAGCGTGATCGACCTGCTGATCGAGGTGGAAAAGCCCGACGCCCAGACCCGCAAGCTGCTCGAGGAGCTGTATTGCCCGAGCCTGATCGTCGGCCACCACGTCGATGGTGGCGCGCCGGTGGTGTTCGAGCCCCACCCGACCTACGACAACCTGTTCGGGCGCATCGAGTACAACACCGACCAGGGCGCGCTCTACACCAGCTATCGCCAGTTGCGCCCGGGTGCGCTGCACCGCGCCAACGGTGGCTTCCTGATCCTCGAGGCGGAGAAATTCCTCAGCGAGCCGTTCGTGTGGGAGGCGCTCAAGCGCGCCCTGCAGTCGCGCAAGCTGAAGATGGAGTCGCCGCTGGCCGACCTCGGTCGCATCGCCACCGTGACCCTCAATCCGGAAACCGTGCCGCTGCAGCTCAAGGTGGTGATCATCGGCTCGCGTCAGCTGTACTACGCGCTGCAGGACGCCGATCCGGACTTCCAGGAGATGTTCCGGGTGCTGGTGGATTTCGACGAGGACATCCCCCTGGCCGACGACAGCCTGGAGCAGTTCGCCCAGCTGATGAAGACCCGCACCACCGAGGAAGGCATGGCGCCGCTGAGCGCCGCCGCGGTGGCGCGCCTGGCCACCTACAGCGCGCGCCTGGCCGAACACCAGGGGCGCCTGTCGGCACGTATCGGCGACCTGTTCCAGCTGGTCAGCGAGGCGGACTTCATCCGCAACCTGGCCGGTGAAGCGGTCACCGACGCCGACCACATCGAGCGCGCGCTCAAGGCCAAGGCCACCCGCACCGGGCGCGTCTCGGCGCGGATCATCGACGACATGCTGGCCGGCATCATCCTGATCGACACCGCCGGGGCGGCCATCGGCAAATGCAACGGCCTGACCGTGCTGGAAGTCGGCGACTCGGCCTTTGGCGTGCCGGCGCGGATCTCCGCCACCGTCTACCCGGGCGGCTCGGGCATCGTCGACATCGAGCGCGAGGTCAACCTCGGACAGCCGATCCACTCCAAGGGCGTGATGATCCTCACCGGGTTCCTCGGCAGCCGCTACGCCCAGGAATTCCCCCTGGAGATCTCGGCGAGCATTGCCCTGGAGCAGTCCTACGGTTACGTGGACGGCGACAGCGCCTCCCTCGGCGAGGTGTGCACGCTGATCTCGGCGCTGTCACGCACACCGCTCAAGCAGTGTTTCGCCATCACCGGGTCGATCAACCAGTTCGGCGAGGTGCAGGCGGTCGGCGGGGTCAACGAGAAGATCGAGGGCTTCTTCCGCCTCTGCGAGGCCCGTGGCCTGACCGGTGAACAGGGGGCGATCATCCCGCACTCCAACGTCTCCACCCTGATGCTCGACGAGCGTGTGCTGCAGGCCGTGCGCGCCGGGCAGTTCCATATCTACGCCGTGCGCCATGTGGACGAGGCGCTGAGCCTGCTGGTCGGCGAGGATGCCGGCACGCCGAACGACAAGGGTCAGTTCCCCACCGGCAGCGTGAACGCACGGGTGGTCGAGCGCCTGCGCGAGATCGCCGAAATCGGCATGGGCGAGGAAGACAAGCCCGAGCAGGCCAAGGAAGCGCTCACCGCGGCGCTGCCGGAAAAGCCCAACAAGCCCCGGGCCAAGAAGCCGACGCCGGAGTAG
- a CDS encoding FKBP-type peptidyl-prolyl cis-trans isomerase, with protein MSELDLSTDEARVSYGIGRQLGGQLRDNPPPGVSLDAVLAGLADAFAGQQSRVGEAELSASFKVIRDVMQAEAKAKAEAAAGAGLAFLAENAKRDGVTVLASGLQYEVLTAGEGAKPSRDDSVRTHYHGTLIDGSVFDSSYERGQPAEFPVGGVIAGWTEALQLMGTGSKWRLYVPSELAYGAQGVGSIPPHSVLVFDVELLDIL; from the coding sequence ATGTCCGAACTCGATCTTTCCACTGACGAAGCGCGCGTCAGCTACGGCATTGGCCGCCAACTGGGCGGCCAGCTGCGTGACAACCCGCCGCCGGGCGTGAGCCTGGATGCCGTGCTGGCCGGCCTGGCCGATGCCTTTGCCGGTCAGCAGAGCCGTGTCGGCGAAGCCGAGCTGTCGGCCAGCTTCAAGGTCATCCGCGATGTCATGCAGGCCGAAGCCAAGGCCAAGGCCGAAGCGGCCGCCGGCGCCGGTCTGGCCTTCCTGGCCGAGAACGCCAAGCGTGACGGCGTCACCGTACTGGCCTCTGGCCTGCAGTACGAAGTGCTGACCGCGGGCGAGGGCGCCAAGCCATCGCGCGACGACAGCGTGCGTACCCATTACCACGGCACCCTGATCGACGGCAGCGTGTTCGACAGCTCCTACGAGCGTGGCCAGCCCGCCGAATTCCCGGTCGGTGGCGTCATCGCCGGCTGGACCGAAGCCCTGCAACTGATGGGCACCGGCAGCAAATGGCGCCTGTACGTGCCGAGCGAACTGGCCTACGGCGCCCAGGGCGTTGGCAGCATCCCGCCGCATAGCGTGCTGGTGTTCGACGTCGAGCTGCTCGACATCCTGTAA
- the rplU gene encoding 50S ribosomal protein L21, protein MYAVIVTGGKQYKVTEGEFLKVEKLELAAGEALTFDRVLLVGNGDDVTIGAPVVEGAKVSAEVVSQGRHDKVTIIKFRRRKHHMKRQGHRQWFTEIKITGIQA, encoded by the coding sequence ATGTACGCAGTAATTGTTACTGGTGGCAAGCAATACAAAGTCACCGAAGGCGAATTCCTCAAGGTCGAGAAACTGGAGCTGGCCGCTGGCGAAGCGCTGACTTTCGACCGCGTGTTGCTGGTTGGCAACGGTGATGACGTCACCATCGGCGCCCCTGTCGTCGAAGGCGCCAAGGTATCGGCTGAAGTCGTTTCGCAAGGTCGTCACGATAAGGTCACCATCATCAAGTTCCGTCGTCGTAAGCACCACATGAAGCGTCAGGGCCACCGTCAGTGGTTCACTGAGATCAAAATCACCGGTATTCAGGCCTGA
- a CDS encoding type III PLP-dependent enzyme, with protein MSIKVEDYYPRETFNKMKAFADQQETPFVVIDTAIISQAYDDLRAGFEFAKVYYAVKANPAIEIIELLRDKGSSFDIASIYELDKVLSAGVGPERISYGNTIKKARDVRYFYEKGVRLFATDSEADLRNIAKAAPGSKIYVRILTEGSTSADWPLSRKFGCQPDMALDLLILAKQLGLVPYGISFHVGSQQRDIDVWDAAIAKVKVIFERLKEEDGIELQMINMGGGFPANYITRTNSLETYAEEIIRFLKEDFGDQLPEIILEPGRSLIANAGVLVSEVVLVARKSRTAVERWVYTDVGKFSGLIETMDESIKFPIWTEKKGEMEEVVIAGPTCDSADIMYEHYKYGLPLNLASGDRLYWFSTGAYTTSYSAVEFNGFPPLKAFYL; from the coding sequence ATGTCGATCAAGGTCGAAGACTACTACCCACGCGAAACCTTCAACAAAATGAAGGCCTTCGCCGACCAGCAGGAAACCCCGTTCGTGGTGATCGACACCGCGATCATCAGCCAGGCCTACGACGACCTGCGCGCCGGTTTCGAATTCGCCAAGGTGTACTACGCCGTCAAGGCCAACCCGGCGATCGAGATCATCGAACTGCTGCGTGACAAGGGCTCGAGCTTCGACATCGCCTCGATCTACGAGCTCGACAAGGTGCTGTCCGCCGGTGTCGGCCCGGAGCGCATCAGCTACGGCAACACCATCAAGAAGGCCCGCGACGTTCGCTACTTCTATGAGAAGGGCGTGCGCCTGTTCGCCACCGACTCCGAAGCCGACCTGCGCAACATCGCCAAGGCGGCGCCGGGCTCGAAGATCTACGTGCGCATCCTCACCGAGGGGTCGACCTCGGCCGACTGGCCGCTGAGCCGCAAGTTCGGCTGTCAGCCGGACATGGCCCTGGACCTGTTGATCCTCGCCAAGCAGCTGGGCCTGGTGCCCTACGGCATTTCCTTCCACGTCGGCTCGCAGCAGCGCGATATCGACGTGTGGGACGCGGCCATCGCCAAGGTCAAGGTGATCTTCGAGCGCCTCAAGGAAGAAGACGGCATCGAGCTGCAGATGATCAACATGGGCGGCGGCTTCCCGGCCAACTACATCACCCGCACCAACAGCCTGGAAACCTACGCCGAGGAAATCATCCGCTTCCTCAAGGAGGACTTCGGCGACCAACTGCCGGAAATCATTCTCGAGCCGGGCCGTTCGCTGATCGCCAACGCCGGCGTGCTGGTCAGTGAAGTGGTGCTGGTGGCGCGCAAGTCGCGCACCGCCGTCGAGCGCTGGGTGTACACCGACGTGGGCAAGTTCAGCGGTCTGATCGAAACCATGGACGAGTCCATCAAGTTCCCGATCTGGACCGAGAAGAAGGGTGAGATGGAAGAGGTGGTGATCGCCGGCCCGACCTGCGACAGCGCCGACATCATGTACGAGCACTACAAGTACGGCCTGCCCCTGAACCTGGCCAGCGGCGACCGCCTGTACTGGTTCTCCACCGGTGCCTACACCACCAGCTACAGCGCGGTGGAATTCAACGGCTTCCCGCCGCTGAAAGCCTTCTACCTGTAA
- a CDS encoding DUF6482 family protein, whose product MTLPELLHAARAGAVSELELISLEGGIYLLQILGTEQRAYLRDAAGRNLHLRSVEHARDLLEELPDVPLFLVHASAYDEMCGLPGGTRDALRVPVGLRSRW is encoded by the coding sequence ATGACCCTGCCTGAATTGCTGCACGCGGCGCGCGCCGGCGCGGTGAGCGAGCTCGAACTGATTTCCCTGGAAGGTGGCATCTACCTGCTGCAGATTCTCGGCACCGAGCAACGCGCCTACCTGCGCGACGCTGCGGGACGCAACCTGCACCTGCGCTCGGTGGAACACGCCCGTGACCTGCTCGAGGAGTTGCCGGACGTGCCGCTGTTTCTGGTGCATGCCTCGGCCTACGACGAGATGTGCGGATTGCCGGGCGGCACCCGCGACGCCCTGCGTGTACCGGTCGGCCTGCGCAGCCGCTGGTAA
- a CDS encoding polyprenyl synthetase family protein has product MQPQAFYSVVADDFTAVDGIIRQQLVSRVPLVEKIGDYIISAGGKRLRPLLVLLSGKALGLDDERLRLLAATIEFLHTATLLHDDVVDMSDMRRGRSTANAQWGNAPSVLVGDFLYSRSFEMLVELGSMPVMKILSKATRVIAEGEVLQLSKIRDASTSEETYMEVIRGKTAMLFEASTQSAAALAEATAEQNEALRLFGDHLGVAFQLVDDLLDYKGDAATLGKNVGDDLAEGKPTLPLIYTMREGNAEQAALVRQAIQKGGLEDLESIREAVQAAGALDYTANLARDYAERAIACLEVLPASAYRDALVELSHFAVARTH; this is encoded by the coding sequence ATGCAACCCCAGGCTTTTTACAGTGTGGTAGCGGATGATTTCACCGCTGTTGACGGCATTATCCGTCAGCAACTGGTGTCCCGCGTCCCGCTGGTCGAGAAGATCGGCGACTACATCATCTCCGCTGGCGGCAAGCGCCTGCGCCCACTGCTGGTGCTGCTCAGCGGCAAGGCCCTGGGCCTGGACGACGAGCGTCTGCGCCTGCTGGCGGCCACCATCGAATTCCTGCACACCGCCACCCTGCTGCACGACGACGTGGTCGACATGTCCGACATGCGCCGCGGCCGCAGCACCGCCAATGCTCAGTGGGGCAATGCACCCAGCGTGCTGGTCGGTGACTTCCTGTATTCGCGCTCGTTCGAGATGCTGGTCGAACTCGGCTCGATGCCGGTGATGAAGATCCTCTCCAAGGCCACGCGGGTGATCGCCGAGGGCGAGGTGCTGCAGCTGTCGAAGATCCGTGACGCCAGCACCAGCGAAGAAACCTACATGGAAGTCATCCGCGGCAAGACCGCCATGCTGTTCGAGGCCTCGACCCAGAGCGCCGCCGCGCTGGCCGAAGCGACCGCCGAGCAGAACGAGGCGTTGCGCCTGTTCGGTGACCACTTGGGGGTTGCCTTCCAACTGGTCGATGACCTGCTCGACTACAAGGGCGATGCGGCGACCCTAGGCAAGAACGTCGGCGACGATCTGGCCGAGGGCAAGCCGACCCTGCCGCTGATCTACACCATGCGCGAAGGCAACGCTGAACAGGCCGCCCTGGTGCGCCAGGCGATCCAGAAAGGTGGCCTGGAAGACCTGGAAAGCATCCGCGAGGCGGTGCAGGCCGCCGGCGCCCTGGACTACACCGCCAATCTGGCACGCGACTACGCCGAACGCGCCATCGCTTGCCTGGAAGTGCTGCCCGCCAGCGCCTACCGCGATGCCCTGGTCGAGCTGAGCCACTTCGCCGTGGCCCGCACGCACTGA
- a CDS encoding TIGR00645 family protein, giving the protein MERFIENAMYASRWLLAPIYFGLSLGLLALALKFFQEIFHILPNIFAMAEAELILVLLSLVDMALVGGLLVMVMMSGYENFVSQLDIDDNKEKLAWLGKMDSSSLKMKVAASIVAISSIHLLRVFMDARNHDPDHLMWYVIIHMTFVVSAFAMGYLDKLTKH; this is encoded by the coding sequence ATGGAACGCTTTATCGAAAACGCGATGTACGCATCGCGCTGGTTGCTGGCCCCCATCTATTTCGGTCTGTCGCTGGGGCTGCTGGCACTGGCCCTGAAGTTCTTCCAGGAAATCTTCCATATCCTGCCCAACATCTTCGCCATGGCCGAGGCGGAGCTGATCCTGGTCCTGCTGTCGCTGGTCGACATGGCGCTGGTCGGTGGCCTGCTGGTGATGGTGATGATGTCCGGCTACGAGAACTTCGTCTCCCAGCTGGATATCGACGACAACAAGGAAAAGCTCGCCTGGCTCGGCAAGATGGATTCCAGCTCGCTGAAGATGAAGGTAGCGGCCTCCATCGTGGCGATTTCCTCGATCCACCTGCTGCGGGTGTTCATGGATGCCCGCAACCATGACCCCGACCACCTGATGTGGTACGTGATCATCCACATGACCTTCGTGGTCTCGGCCTTCGCCATGGGTTACCTGGACAAGCTGACCAAGCACTGA
- the cgtA gene encoding Obg family GTPase CgtA, giving the protein MKFVDEVSISVKAGDGGNGMMSFRREKFIENGGPNGGDGGDGGSIYIEAMANLNTLVDYRYTRRFQAPNGEKGGSTDCTGAKGEDLILPVPIGTTVIDAGTQEVIGDLTKAGQRLMVAQGGWHGLGNTRFKSSTNRAPRQTTPGKPGEARDLKLELKVLADVGLLGLPNAGKSTFIRSVSAAKPKVADYPFTTLVPNLGVVSVDRYKSFVVADIPGLIEGASEGAGLGIRFLKHLARTRLLLHLVDMAPLDLTDPAEAAATIVAELTKFSPALAERERWLVLNKADQILDEEKEQRVAEIKARLEWEGPVYVVSALAREGTEQLCYDIMDFLEARAERIQENPEYAAELAELDQRIEDEARAQLQALDDKRALRRSGVRAVGDVEEDDSFWDEEDDEDGPEIIYVRD; this is encoded by the coding sequence ATGAAATTCGTCGATGAAGTATCGATTTCTGTAAAGGCCGGCGATGGCGGCAACGGCATGATGAGCTTCCGTCGCGAGAAGTTCATCGAGAACGGTGGCCCCAACGGTGGTGATGGTGGCGACGGTGGCTCGATCTACATCGAGGCCATGGCCAACCTCAATACCCTGGTGGACTACCGCTATACCCGGCGCTTCCAGGCGCCCAATGGTGAGAAGGGCGGCAGCACCGACTGCACCGGTGCCAAGGGCGAAGACCTGATCCTGCCGGTGCCGATCGGCACCACGGTCATCGATGCCGGTACCCAGGAAGTGATTGGCGACCTGACCAAGGCCGGGCAGCGCCTGATGGTGGCCCAGGGCGGCTGGCATGGGCTGGGCAACACCCGCTTCAAGTCGAGCACCAACCGTGCCCCGCGCCAGACCACGCCCGGCAAGCCGGGTGAGGCGCGCGACCTCAAGCTGGAATTGAAGGTGCTGGCGGACGTCGGCCTGCTCGGTCTGCCGAATGCGGGCAAGAGCACCTTCATTCGCTCGGTGTCGGCGGCCAAGCCGAAAGTCGCCGATTACCCCTTCACCACCCTGGTGCCGAACCTGGGTGTGGTCAGCGTCGACCGCTACAAGAGTTTCGTGGTCGCCGACATTCCCGGTTTGATCGAGGGTGCCTCCGAGGGCGCCGGGCTGGGCATTCGCTTCCTCAAGCACCTGGCGCGTACCCGTCTGCTGCTGCACCTCGTCGACATGGCGCCGCTGGACTTGACCGACCCGGCCGAAGCCGCTGCCACCATCGTCGCCGAACTGACCAAGTTCAGCCCGGCGCTGGCCGAGCGCGAGCGCTGGTTGGTGCTCAACAAGGCCGACCAGATCCTCGATGAGGAGAAGGAGCAGCGGGTCGCCGAGATCAAAGCGCGGCTCGAATGGGAAGGCCCGGTCTACGTGGTCTCCGCCCTGGCGCGCGAAGGCACCGAGCAGCTGTGCTACGACATCATGGATTTCCTCGAGGCGCGTGCCGAGCGTATTCAGGAGAACCCCGAATATGCCGCCGAGCTTGCCGAGCTCGATCAACGCATCGAAGATGAGGCACGTGCCCAGTTGCAGGCGCTGGACGACAAGCGCGCGCTGCGCCGTTCCGGGGTGCGCGCCGTGGGCGACGTCGAGGAAGACGACAGCTTCTGGGACGAGGAAGATGACGAGGATGGCCCGGAAATCATTTACGTCCGGGATTGA
- the rpmA gene encoding 50S ribosomal protein L27, producing the protein MAHKKAGGSTRNGRDSEAKRLGVKMYGGQKIVPGNIIVRQRGTQFHAGYGVGMGKDHTLFAKIEGVIKFEVKGAFGRRYVSVVAA; encoded by the coding sequence ATGGCACACAAAAAAGCTGGCGGTAGTACCCGCAACGGTCGCGACTCAGAAGCCAAACGCCTTGGCGTGAAGATGTATGGCGGCCAGAAAATCGTTCCTGGCAACATCATCGTGCGTCAGCGCGGCACCCAGTTCCACGCTGGCTACGGCGTTGGCATGGGCAAGGATCACACCCTGTTCGCGAAAATCGAAGGCGTGATCAAGTTCGAAGTCAAAGGTGCCTTCGGTCGCCGCTACGTAAGCGTCGTCGCGGCCTAA
- a CDS encoding PA4570 family protein, protein MTYLIDAWLDRPHPYLRILHRETGEVCAVLEEDALDELRKQGDLDLHELSSSEPLILKELVRSLFLYCYARALRP, encoded by the coding sequence ATGACTTATCTGATAGACGCCTGGCTGGACCGTCCCCATCCCTACCTGCGCATCCTGCACCGCGAGACAGGCGAAGTCTGCGCCGTGCTCGAAGAGGACGCGCTGGATGAACTGCGCAAACAGGGTGATCTGGATTTGCACGAACTGAGCTCGAGCGAGCCGCTGATCCTCAAGGAACTGGTGCGCAGCCTGTTCCTGTACTGCTATGCCCGGGCATTGCGCCCGTGA